Proteins encoded together in one Litoribrevibacter albus window:
- a CDS encoding phage tail protein encodes MGFFDNPFKSLEKAAKFLIDPVVSAHIWVADELTKELVDWLVPDIEMPTTPDPTREVMIQGGIKKLPVVYGTQTIGAHAVYAGTWDADRDDDKNDVLTIVASFCEGPIDGIEEVFFDDVSEHDARFVTGDITWIGIERHLGYESQPASSLLKTLAAQHSNTMPEWTDDHQLNNVAYCVIQMEYASNPANDDAQPFTGLPNIKARIRGRVFPALNEFGLFGNWAYSDNPVECYAEYLTNKRYGMGLPGSAFNWGNLNAAKALCDSSVEHYTGSGNHPLFTCNGVIKTEPTIKSNVQLLLQSMRAHPIDIQGKLGLRIEGSGTSSFSFDKDNIIGGITTSEAGPNDKHNRVVVKFVNSLNGYTDDEVVYPESDAEYQSLLSNDNNIPNTKEIVSRTINNPYEAMQLARVVLLRSRLGLGCAFKAKPESIEVEPGDIVTITDEVLAWSNRLFRISEKTVHNDGTCSFSAKEYDPSIYNWQVGTQRVYPPVVIPDSWRNRPNAPVGVLLTQSVNTPKTEDGNLTTLTATVTPPTSGAIYSHSVLEWRNQGDSAWNDVTGAANPSLAWSVVNAQQVIEVRAYSVSESGQRSVEGVTASIQLEAFEGYIQVPNVTGLELKGQGNNTEFAGKDAVFAWRKTSHNDWSALNQGAANDGALDKYFDAYVVRVFNSQGVQLREIETTDNFFTYTHEMNLQDGAGRAFTLEVLMRSVHNRYSQRTAKISVSNPSPGVVENVQLSAGFNTVQLAFSMPDDLDLSGVKVYVSDQAGFTASNATLAYSGLAASMTLSLNQNTTYYFRFVAYDVFGDGALSNEYTIKTQQLKTTDLDGLGDWATIKDVDRAFIDTHLNDDAIPSTKIEYLVASKIAAGTINVTVALGSEGIIQTNNGGYKATLGAVDSGQENPYIFHFSDGNDIPFYIDSAGNAFLRGRIEATELVLSDGFVYNKDDLKGDKGDAGDKGDQGDPGAPGLPGDKGDQGDPGAPGLPGDKGDKGDQGDPGAPGMPGADGMLPAPDGNPGLFANNNYMGYHNGSTWQSYIGADGRLYLTGSGSASFDWNPVSNSLTLQGATIVSSSIKTSSTGERVEINDSDNRLRFYNASNYLVAQFGFDTSDGHNTVLSLTPPAGHRAMRVSTSGEQAMNVSSVYDYATAAFFNFSGEQGSSAVQGSQTTGDGVGVKALGPSGKIGLDVAQGGIHIQPSAKNLANPQSSINAELVGAVSRLMYKFGSGSTAADWGTVPVFSLEGSFPTRLHDKASGFVLIMGTSLNMAHGAAVDNFYGVTLNAVYGAYSGVLGTDALAGTSEFRMSANTNKVTIHHVANGHAREGSCWWMVAGKINPM; translated from the coding sequence ATGGGATTTTTTGATAATCCGTTTAAGTCATTAGAAAAAGCTGCCAAGTTTCTTATCGACCCTGTTGTGTCTGCTCATATTTGGGTCGCAGATGAATTAACAAAAGAGCTGGTGGACTGGCTAGTACCTGATATTGAAATGCCTACCACGCCTGATCCTACTCGTGAGGTTATGATTCAAGGTGGGATAAAGAAGCTGCCAGTTGTTTATGGAACGCAAACCATTGGAGCTCATGCGGTGTATGCCGGCACTTGGGATGCCGACCGAGACGATGATAAGAATGATGTATTAACTATTGTTGCTTCATTCTGTGAAGGTCCTATTGATGGAATTGAGGAGGTGTTTTTTGATGATGTCTCTGAGCATGATGCACGCTTTGTAACTGGTGATATAACATGGATTGGTATTGAGCGGCACTTAGGGTACGAATCTCAACCTGCAAGTTCGTTATTAAAAACACTTGCGGCTCAACACTCAAATACAATGCCTGAGTGGACAGATGATCACCAGCTTAATAACGTTGCTTATTGTGTCATTCAAATGGAGTATGCATCTAATCCAGCGAATGATGATGCTCAACCGTTTACAGGCTTGCCAAACATTAAAGCTCGGATTCGCGGGCGTGTTTTCCCTGCCCTTAATGAATTCGGTTTATTTGGTAACTGGGCATACTCAGATAACCCTGTTGAATGTTACGCGGAGTATCTAACCAATAAACGTTATGGCATGGGGTTGCCTGGTTCCGCATTTAATTGGGGTAATCTTAACGCAGCCAAGGCATTATGTGACAGCTCTGTGGAGCATTACACTGGCTCTGGGAATCATCCACTTTTCACATGTAATGGTGTAATTAAGACCGAACCTACCATTAAAAGTAATGTTCAATTGTTGCTTCAATCAATGCGAGCGCATCCTATAGATATTCAAGGGAAACTTGGTTTGCGTATCGAAGGATCTGGCACATCAAGTTTTTCGTTCGACAAAGACAATATCATTGGTGGGATTACCACCAGTGAGGCTGGTCCGAATGACAAACACAACCGAGTAGTTGTTAAGTTCGTTAACTCACTAAATGGTTATACAGATGACGAAGTTGTATACCCTGAAAGTGATGCGGAATATCAGTCGTTACTTTCGAACGATAATAACATCCCGAACACCAAAGAGATTGTCAGCCGGACAATTAACAATCCCTACGAAGCAATGCAGCTTGCAAGAGTAGTTCTTCTTAGGTCTCGGTTAGGTTTGGGGTGTGCATTCAAAGCAAAACCAGAATCTATCGAAGTTGAACCGGGTGATATCGTTACCATTACCGATGAGGTGTTAGCCTGGTCTAATCGGCTGTTTAGAATCTCTGAAAAAACGGTGCATAATGATGGTACGTGTTCTTTCTCAGCTAAAGAATACGACCCTTCTATTTATAATTGGCAGGTTGGCACCCAGCGCGTCTACCCGCCGGTAGTAATCCCTGATTCGTGGCGTAATCGCCCAAACGCCCCAGTCGGTGTGCTGTTAACGCAGTCAGTTAATACTCCGAAAACCGAAGATGGGAATCTAACAACGTTAACCGCCACTGTTACACCGCCCACGAGTGGTGCAATCTATTCGCATTCGGTGCTGGAATGGCGAAACCAGGGCGACAGCGCGTGGAATGACGTTACTGGTGCGGCCAATCCGTCGTTGGCGTGGTCGGTGGTCAATGCTCAGCAGGTCATTGAAGTGCGAGCGTATTCCGTGTCTGAGTCGGGCCAACGCAGTGTAGAAGGCGTGACGGCCAGTATTCAACTGGAAGCGTTCGAGGGGTATATCCAAGTGCCGAACGTGACGGGGTTGGAGCTGAAAGGCCAAGGCAACAACACCGAGTTCGCTGGTAAGGATGCGGTGTTTGCGTGGCGTAAAACGTCCCATAACGATTGGTCGGCGTTAAACCAAGGCGCGGCGAATGACGGCGCGCTGGATAAATACTTTGATGCGTATGTGGTGCGCGTCTTTAACAGTCAGGGCGTGCAGCTTCGCGAAATTGAAACCACTGACAATTTCTTTACCTATACCCATGAAATGAACCTTCAGGACGGGGCGGGCCGTGCGTTCACTCTTGAAGTGCTGATGCGCTCGGTGCACAACCGCTACAGCCAGCGTACCGCTAAAATTTCGGTCAGTAACCCGTCGCCTGGGGTGGTGGAAAACGTGCAGCTTTCCGCTGGATTTAACACCGTACAGCTTGCGTTCTCGATGCCTGATGATTTGGATTTATCTGGGGTGAAGGTGTACGTCAGTGACCAAGCCGGATTCACTGCCAGTAATGCGACGTTGGCTTACTCTGGGTTGGCGGCGTCCATGACGCTCAGTCTCAATCAAAACACCACGTACTATTTCCGGTTTGTCGCGTACGACGTGTTCGGCGATGGCGCTCTGTCAAATGAATACACCATTAAAACCCAACAGCTTAAAACCACGGATCTTGACGGCTTGGGCGATTGGGCGACGATTAAGGACGTGGATCGGGCGTTCATTGATACGCATCTAAACGACGATGCGATTCCGTCCACCAAAATTGAGTATCTGGTGGCGTCGAAGATTGCGGCGGGCACCATCAATGTCACGGTGGCGCTCGGTTCCGAGGGGATCATTCAGACCAATAATGGCGGGTATAAAGCCACATTAGGCGCGGTGGATTCCGGCCAAGAAAATCCCTATATCTTCCACTTTTCCGACGGTAACGACATTCCGTTTTACATCGATTCGGCGGGCAATGCGTTTTTACGTGGGCGTATCGAGGCGACGGAATTAGTGCTGTCCGATGGCTTTGTGTACAACAAAGATGATCTGAAAGGGGATAAGGGCGACGCTGGCGATAAGGGGGATCAAGGCGATCCAGGAGCACCGGGTTTGCCAGGGGATAAAGGGGATCAAGGCGATCCAGGGGCACCGGGTTTGCCAGGGGACAAGGGTGATAAAGGGGATCAGGGCGATCCCGGCGCGCCAGGGATGCCGGGTGCGGATGGCATGTTGCCCGCACCGGATGGGAATCCTGGGTTGTTCGCAAACAACAATTACATGGGTTACCACAACGGCTCGACTTGGCAAAGCTACATCGGGGCCGATGGTCGCTTGTATTTGACTGGCTCAGGGTCGGCGTCGTTCGACTGGAACCCAGTAAGTAACAGTCTGACCTTGCAGGGCGCGACAATTGTCTCATCGAGCATAAAAACTTCATCGACCGGGGAGCGGGTCGAGATCAACGATTCAGACAATCGACTGCGGTTTTACAATGCCTCTAATTATTTGGTGGCGCAGTTTGGTTTCGATACGTCCGACGGTCATAACACGGTGTTGTCGTTGACGCCGCCAGCGGGTCACCGAGCGATGCGCGTAAGCACTTCGGGTGAACAAGCTATGAACGTGTCGTCGGTTTACGACTACGCAACGGCGGCGTTTTTTAACTTCAGTGGTGAACAAGGTTCGTCAGCGGTTCAGGGGTCGCAAACCACGGGCGACGGTGTTGGGGTAAAGGCGCTGGGGCCGTCGGGAAAAATCGGTTTGGATGTCGCGCAAGGGGGGATTCACATTCAGCCGTCGGCCAAAAACTTGGCCAACCCGCAAAGCTCGATCAATGCGGAGTTGGTCGGGGCGGTGTCTCGCTTGATGTATAAGTTCGGCTCTGGAAGCACTGCGGCCGACTGGGGCACGGTGCCGGTGTTCTCATTGGAGGGGAGTTTCCCAACCCGGTTGCACGACAAAGCCAGTGGTTTTGTGTTGATCATGGGAACCTCGCTGAACATGGCCCACGGTGCAGCGGTGGACAACTTCTATGGGGTAACCCTGAATGCCGTTTATGGGGCCTATTCCGGGGTGCTGGGTACCGATGCGCTGGCCGGTACCAGTGAATTTCGGATGAGCGCCAACACGAATAAAGTCACGATTCACCATGTGGCCAACGGTCACGCTCGCGAGGGCAGTTGTTGGTGGATGGTGGCAGGCAAAATCAACCCGATGTGA
- the rne gene encoding ribonuclease E, which produces MKRMLINATHPEELRVALVDGQRLYDLDIESGTREQKKANIYKGKITRIEPSLEAAFVDFGAERHGFLPLKEISKEYFTSKPERGQRLNIKELLQEGQEVIVQVDKEERGNKGAALTTFISLAGRYLVLMPNNPRAGGISRRIEGDDRAQLRDAMSGLEVPRDMGVIVRTAGVGRSTEDLQWDLNYLTTIWDTIKSASEDREAPFLIYQESNVIIRAIRDYLRKDIGEVLIDNRSVHNDAVTFINQVMPHYSNKIKLYDDAVPLFNRYQIETQIETAFQREVKLPSGGSIVIDPTEALVSIDINSARATKGGDIEETALMTNLEAADEIARQLRLRDMGGLIVIDFIDMLQSRNQREVENRLREALEMDRARVQVGRISRFGLLEMSRQRLRPSLGETSGIVCPRCNGHGTIRDTESLALSIMRLIQEEAFKERTSEVRAIVPISVGTYLTNEKRKQLLRIEKEQGVKVLIVPNQYMETPKYEVIRLRDDHIAETRNESTIAMIPDAPTPEVVEATTPKAIVKTEAAVKSVVHSSPAPTAAQTEGKKEGFFARLSASFSGLFKNEEEQPEEKPQVRKQPNKRKPQDNKRNTNKGAQQKRGSDNRGNKSSDQNERKPARTADKPQDRNAKKRNEEQPKAKQAQTTETQKSDNPKSDDKQPRRRNRNSNAQRRKNQSPKREQRQSQESTNAPEQKDQIQSKQPSESAVKTEKPQQNKAPQPKTDSKPVAADTESKKPESSVEAKADNVWKKAEEKVSNLQAETQVETAKADEPKAPAKVADKKESEKKVEKLNEEQLSLTLAAEEEKSKSEKTSTPVDSKPAEPAANNKATQAEQNTADADSKAEAPKAPQKARRSQRRKAVAEAKARGEEIPAPVEKTETTKETQPKIVPTKLESPSGSLETKQPEAESKPVVSRPRRSQRKAAAPQTAEDVEIKETTQPKTESSSESTSSEPAAAPKAAEATNEPATTASESPQSEQAQEAQTDKTPE; this is translated from the coding sequence ATGAAGAGAATGCTAATTAACGCGACTCATCCAGAAGAGTTGCGTGTTGCTCTTGTTGACGGCCAACGCCTATACGATCTAGATATTGAATCTGGAACTCGCGAACAAAAAAAAGCGAATATCTACAAAGGGAAAATCACCCGAATCGAACCAAGTCTTGAAGCTGCATTTGTTGACTTCGGCGCTGAAAGACACGGTTTCCTTCCTCTGAAAGAAATTTCAAAAGAATATTTCACTAGCAAACCAGAGCGCGGACAGCGTTTAAACATCAAAGAACTTCTTCAAGAAGGCCAAGAAGTTATTGTTCAGGTAGATAAAGAAGAGCGCGGCAACAAAGGTGCAGCCCTCACAACCTTTATTTCACTTGCTGGTCGCTACCTAGTATTAATGCCAAACAACCCACGTGCCGGCGGTATTTCTCGTCGTATTGAAGGCGATGATCGGGCTCAACTTCGTGATGCTATGTCTGGCCTTGAAGTACCACGCGATATGGGCGTTATCGTTCGCACTGCTGGTGTTGGTCGTAGCACTGAAGACCTTCAGTGGGATTTAAATTACCTAACCACGATCTGGGATACCATCAAGTCTGCATCAGAAGACCGTGAAGCACCTTTCCTAATTTATCAGGAAAGTAACGTTATCATCCGTGCTATCCGCGACTACTTGAGAAAAGACATTGGTGAAGTCTTGATCGATAATCGCTCTGTACATAACGATGCCGTTACCTTCATTAACCAGGTAATGCCACATTATTCGAACAAAATTAAGCTATACGATGACGCGGTACCTCTGTTTAACCGCTACCAGATTGAAACCCAGATCGAAACTGCGTTCCAACGTGAAGTTAAATTGCCATCTGGCGGTTCAATTGTAATTGACCCGACTGAAGCATTAGTTTCTATCGACATCAACTCTGCCCGTGCAACCAAAGGCGGAGACATCGAAGAAACCGCATTAATGACAAACCTTGAAGCTGCAGATGAAATTGCACGCCAACTTCGTCTTCGCGATATGGGTGGTTTGATTGTTATCGATTTCATCGACATGCTTCAGAGCCGCAACCAACGCGAAGTTGAGAACCGTTTACGTGAAGCACTTGAAATGGATCGTGCTCGTGTACAAGTGGGTCGCATCTCTCGATTCGGTCTTCTGGAAATGTCCCGTCAGCGTTTACGCCCATCACTAGGCGAAACATCAGGCATTGTATGCCCTCGCTGTAACGGCCACGGAACCATCCGCGACACAGAATCACTAGCATTATCCATTATGCGTCTGATTCAAGAAGAAGCATTTAAAGAACGCACGTCTGAAGTTAGAGCCATTGTTCCTATTTCGGTAGGTACCTATCTAACCAACGAAAAGCGTAAGCAACTTCTTCGTATTGAGAAAGAACAAGGTGTGAAGGTTCTGATCGTACCGAACCAATATATGGAAACACCGAAATACGAGGTTATTCGCCTGCGTGATGATCACATTGCAGAAACTCGGAATGAATCAACTATTGCTATGATTCCTGATGCCCCAACCCCTGAAGTGGTTGAAGCAACAACACCTAAAGCAATTGTAAAAACAGAAGCAGCAGTGAAGTCAGTAGTACACTCCTCTCCTGCACCTACGGCGGCACAAACTGAAGGCAAAAAAGAAGGCTTCTTTGCCCGCCTTTCCGCGAGCTTCAGCGGCCTCTTCAAGAACGAAGAAGAACAGCCAGAAGAAAAGCCTCAAGTACGCAAACAACCAAACAAGCGAAAACCACAAGACAACAAGCGCAACACTAACAAAGGCGCTCAACAAAAACGTGGTTCTGATAACAGAGGCAATAAGAGTTCAGATCAAAATGAGCGCAAGCCTGCTCGCACAGCTGACAAGCCTCAGGATCGCAACGCTAAAAAGCGTAATGAGGAGCAGCCTAAAGCGAAACAAGCTCAAACGACTGAAACTCAAAAGTCTGATAACCCTAAGAGTGATGACAAACAGCCTCGCCGTCGCAACAGAAACAGCAATGCCCAGCGTCGCAAGAATCAATCACCAAAGAGAGAACAGCGTCAATCTCAGGAATCAACAAACGCTCCTGAACAAAAAGACCAGATTCAATCTAAACAGCCATCAGAATCAGCGGTAAAAACAGAGAAGCCTCAGCAAAACAAGGCTCCTCAACCAAAGACTGACAGCAAGCCTGTAGCTGCTGACACTGAGAGCAAAAAACCAGAGTCATCAGTTGAAGCAAAAGCTGACAACGTCTGGAAGAAAGCCGAAGAAAAAGTAAGCAATCTTCAAGCAGAAACTCAAGTTGAAACGGCTAAAGCTGACGAGCCAAAAGCTCCAGCAAAAGTAGCTGACAAGAAAGAGAGTGAGAAGAAAGTTGAAAAACTTAACGAAGAACAGCTTTCTTTAACGCTTGCAGCAGAGGAAGAAAAGTCTAAATCAGAGAAGACTTCAACTCCTGTTGATAGCAAGCCTGCGGAACCTGCTGCGAATAACAAGGCAACCCAAGCGGAGCAAAATACTGCAGATGCTGACAGCAAAGCTGAGGCACCTAAAGCACCTCAAAAGGCGCGCCGAAGCCAACGCCGCAAAGCAGTAGCAGAAGCAAAAGCTCGCGGTGAAGAAATACCTGCACCTGTTGAAAAGACGGAAACAACCAAAGAAACTCAACCTAAGATTGTTCCAACTAAGTTGGAATCTCCTTCAGGCTCTTTGGAAACCAAACAACCAGAAGCAGAAAGCAAACCGGTTGTTTCACGTCCTCGTCGATCACAACGTAAGGCCGCCGCTCCACAAACAGCGGAAGACGTAGAAATTAAAGAAACGACTCAACCAAAAACCGAGTCATCTTCAGAATCTACATCGTCGGAGCCTGCAGCTGCCCCTAAAGCAGCAGAAGCAACCAATGAGCCAGCAACAACTGCTAGTGAGTCACCTCAGAGTGAACAAGCTCAGGAAGCTCAAACCGACAAAACACCTGAATAA
- a CDS encoding low molecular weight protein-tyrosine-phosphatase — translation MKNKEKLSVLFICLGNICRSPTADGVFRKLVADARIDHKVVVDSAGTAAWHIGKSPDSRSQSFALRRGYDLSGLRARQVNEVDFDTFDLLLAMDSENYSNLMQLCPKGSEHKVKKLLSFSSIAPDEDVPDPYYGGDKGFEQVLDLVEDACDQLLKYVKSGL, via the coding sequence TTGAAAAATAAAGAAAAATTAAGTGTTTTGTTTATATGCCTTGGGAATATCTGTCGTTCGCCAACCGCAGATGGAGTGTTTAGAAAGTTAGTAGCTGATGCACGTATCGATCATAAAGTGGTGGTTGATTCTGCCGGAACCGCTGCGTGGCATATAGGCAAGTCCCCGGATTCGCGCTCACAAAGCTTTGCTCTTCGTCGAGGGTATGATCTTTCCGGGCTTAGAGCTCGTCAGGTTAATGAAGTGGACTTTGATACTTTTGATTTGCTCTTGGCGATGGATAGTGAAAACTATTCTAATTTGATGCAGTTATGTCCTAAAGGCTCGGAACATAAGGTTAAAAAATTATTGAGCTTTAGTTCGATTGCGCCTGATGAGGATGTCCCTGATCCTTATTATGGCGGTGATAAAGGGTTTGAGCAGGTATTGGACTTAGTTGAGGATGCCTGTGATCAACTGCTGAAATATGTGAAGAGTGGTCTTTAA
- the rluC gene encoding 23S rRNA pseudouridine(955/2504/2580) synthase RluC: MNSAPESNINAVQIIDVEDDYQGQRLDNFLIARLKGVPKSKVYQIIRKGEVRVNKKRKKADYRLETGDQVRVPPIRTADPKPVVKVYDKTLKLIEDSIIFEDESFMAINKPSGIAVHGGSGVSWGLIEAVRQIRPDVRRLELVHRLDRDTSGIILIAKKGSVLKVFHQYLQSKQMQKIYHALVVGRWPKHKKEVDVPLRKIELPSGERIVKVDGKGKSSLTNYRVLNAYKGFSLVEASPITGRTHQIRVHCQFAGCPIVGDEKYCPEEDLKLQKSLGLSRLCLHARELRFKHPESGKPMTLIAEYGSDLKFILNVVQAGD; the protein is encoded by the coding sequence ATGAATTCAGCTCCTGAGAGCAATATTAACGCTGTACAAATCATTGATGTGGAAGATGATTATCAAGGTCAGCGTCTCGATAACTTCTTAATCGCTCGTTTAAAGGGTGTGCCTAAGTCAAAAGTGTATCAAATCATTCGTAAGGGCGAGGTTCGTGTCAATAAGAAGCGAAAGAAGGCTGATTATCGACTTGAAACCGGTGATCAGGTGCGTGTGCCGCCTATTCGAACGGCAGACCCTAAGCCGGTGGTTAAAGTTTACGACAAGACTCTTAAGTTAATCGAAGACTCTATTATCTTTGAAGATGAGAGTTTTATGGCGATTAATAAGCCATCAGGTATTGCGGTGCATGGTGGTAGTGGTGTTAGCTGGGGGTTAATTGAAGCGGTAAGACAGATTCGACCGGATGTGCGACGTCTTGAGTTGGTTCATCGTTTGGATCGGGACACCTCTGGAATCATTCTTATTGCAAAAAAGGGTTCTGTATTGAAGGTGTTTCATCAGTATCTTCAAAGTAAACAAATGCAGAAAATCTATCATGCCTTGGTGGTTGGGCGTTGGCCGAAGCATAAAAAAGAAGTTGATGTCCCTCTGAGGAAGATTGAGCTGCCTTCAGGTGAACGAATTGTGAAGGTTGATGGTAAAGGAAAGTCTTCGCTGACGAATTACCGAGTATTGAATGCTTATAAAGGCTTTTCGTTGGTAGAGGCGAGTCCTATTACCGGGCGTACGCACCAGATTCGGGTTCATTGTCAGTTTGCTGGTTGTCCGATTGTTGGTGATGAAAAGTATTGTCCAGAAGAAGATTTGAAGCTTCAGAAGAGTCTGGGCTTATCTCGTTTGTGTTTGCATGCCAGAGAATTGAGATTTAAGCATCCAGAGTCTGGTAAGCCGATGACCTTAATTGCTGAGTATGGCTCGGATCTGAAATTTATTCTTAATGTTGTTCAGGCTGGTGACTGA
- the murB gene encoding UDP-N-acetylmuramate dehydrogenase, producing the protein MSQLVIEKDKNLKALNTFRLPSVARQYVEPTTIDQVQAVFDLIQKQNLNYLVLGGGSNVLFKSSVFDGLIVHPALMGIDVEEFTEGFRVSASAGENWHNFVQFCLSQGIVGLENLSLIPGSVGACPVQNIGAYGVEVAEFIESVTCFDPQSNSVVQLTGEECRFGYRDSVFKRNKAHLVILKVNFVFNKDRPFSLDYSDLEHRVERELTQNEGKDKARIISDVICQIRSEKLPDPAELGNAGSFFKNPIVTSDKFHSIKEKCPELVAFPYGDDYKLAAGWMIDFLGFKGASVGGASVHEKQALVLVNKTGDASSGDLFALVSLIQAKVSSVFGVELEIEPKVI; encoded by the coding sequence GTGTCCCAGTTAGTTATTGAGAAAGATAAGAACCTAAAGGCGCTTAATACCTTTAGATTGCCTTCTGTTGCTCGGCAGTATGTGGAGCCTACAACGATTGATCAAGTTCAGGCTGTCTTTGACCTGATTCAGAAACAAAACTTGAATTATCTGGTTCTTGGAGGGGGGAGTAATGTTCTCTTCAAGAGCTCAGTTTTTGATGGCTTAATTGTTCATCCTGCGCTTATGGGTATCGACGTTGAAGAGTTTACTGAAGGTTTTCGGGTAAGTGCATCGGCTGGTGAAAACTGGCATAACTTTGTTCAGTTCTGTTTGTCACAAGGGATAGTAGGGCTGGAGAACTTATCTTTGATTCCTGGTTCTGTAGGGGCCTGTCCTGTTCAAAATATAGGTGCCTACGGAGTTGAGGTTGCTGAGTTTATTGAGTCTGTTACTTGCTTTGATCCTCAGTCGAACAGTGTTGTTCAGCTAACAGGGGAAGAGTGTCGGTTTGGTTATCGTGACAGTGTCTTCAAACGTAATAAAGCTCACTTAGTTATTCTTAAGGTCAACTTTGTCTTCAATAAGGATCGTCCATTCTCGTTGGATTACAGTGATCTTGAACATCGGGTTGAGCGTGAATTAACTCAGAATGAAGGGAAGGATAAGGCGCGTATTATTTCTGATGTGATTTGTCAGATTCGTTCTGAGAAACTTCCTGATCCAGCTGAATTAGGTAATGCTGGCAGTTTCTTTAAAAATCCAATTGTTACCTCTGATAAATTTCATTCTATTAAAGAGAAATGTCCCGAGTTGGTTGCCTTCCCTTATGGTGATGATTACAAGCTTGCGGCGGGTTGGATGATTGATTTTCTGGGGTTCAAGGGAGCATCTGTAGGTGGCGCGAGTGTTCATGAAAAGCAGGCATTAGTTTTGGTTAATAAAACTGGCGATGCGAGTTCAGGAGATTTGTTTGCCTTGGTGAGCTTAATTCAAGCAAAAGTAAGCTCTGTATTCGGGGTGGAGTTGGAAATTGAACCAAAAGTAATCTAA